A stretch of DNA from Mycobacterium senriense:
TAGCCCAGCCGCGACGGCACACCCTTGAAGTACCAGATGTGCGTGACGGGCGCGGCCAACTCGATGTGACCCATCCGCTCGCGACGCACCTTGGCGCGGGTCACCTCGACGCCGCAGCGCTCACAGATGATGCCCTTGAACCGGACGCGCTTGTACTTGCCGCAGTAGCACTCCCAGTCGCGAGTCGGTCCGAAGATCTTCTCGCAGAACAGGCCGTCCTTCTCCGGCTTCAGCGTGCGGTAGTTGATCGTCTCCGGCTTCTTGACCTCGCCGTAAGACCATTGCCTGATGTCCTCCGCGGTGGCCAGGCCGATACGGAGTTCATCGAAGAAGTTGACGTCGAGCACGTAACTTCCTTTCCCCTTGCGGGATTAGTAACTAATAACGATTTAAGCGAGATCCTCGACCGAAGCAGATTCGTTGCGGGACAGGTTGATTCCCAGGTTCGCCGCCGCCCGCTCGAGGTCTTCGTCCTCGCCTTCGCGCAACTCGATCGCCGCACCGTCGCTGGAGAGCACCTCGACGTTGAGGCAGAGCGACTGCAGTTCCTTGAGCAACACCTTGAAGGACTCGGGAATGCCCGGCTCCGGGATGTTCTCGCCCTTGACGATCGCCTCGTACACCTTGACCCGCCCGACGGTGTCGTCGGACTTGATGGTCAACAGCTCCTGCAGCGTGTACGCCGCGCCGTAGGCCTGCATGGCCCAGCACTCCATCTCACCGAAGCGCTGGCCACCGAACTGCGCCTTACCACCCAGCGGCTGCTGCGTGATCATCGAGTACGGGCCGGTGGAGCGGGCGTGGATCTTGTCGTCCACCAGGTGGTGCAGCTTCATGATGTACATGTAGCCGACGGTCACCGGGTACGGGAACGGCTCACCGCTGCGGCCGTCGAACAGCACCGCCTTGCCGTCGCCGTTGACCATGACCTCACCGTCGCGGTTGGGCAGCGTGCAGGACAGCATGCCCTGCAGCTCCTCCTCCTTGGCGCCATCGAACACCGGCGTGGACACGATCTGGTCCGACTGCGCGTGCCGCAGCTGCTCGGGCAGGTTGACCGCCCACTCGGGCGAACCGTCGATGTTCCAGCCGGACTTGGCCACCCACCCGAGGTGGGTCTCCAGGATCTGGCCGATGTTCATCCGTCGCGGCACACCGTGCGTGTTCAGGATGATGTCCACCGGGGTGCCGTCCGGCAGGAACGGCATGTCCTCCTGCGGCAGGATCTTGCCGATGACGCCCTTGTTGCCGTGGCGTCCGGCGAGCTTGTCGCCGTCGGAGATCTTGCGCTTCTGGGCCACGTAGACGCGCACCAGCTCGTTGACACCGGCCGGCAGTTCGTCGTCGTCCTCGCGGGAGAACACCCGGATGCCGATGACCTTGCCGGACTCGCCGTGCGGCACCTTCAGGGAGGTGTCGCGAACCTCGCGGGCCTTCTCACCGAAGATCGCGCGCAGCAGCCGCTCCTCCGGGGTCAGCTCGGTCTCACCCTTCGGGGTGACCTTGCCGACCAGGATGTCGCCGTCGCGGACCTCGGCACCGATGCGCACGATGCCGCGCTCGTCCAGGTCGGCCAGCACCTCGTCGGAGACGTTCGGGATGTCCCGGGTGATCTCCTCGGCGCCCAGCTTGGTGTCGCGGGCGTCGATCTCGTGCTCCTCGATGTGGATCGAGGTGAGCACGTCCTCCTCAACCAGCCGGTTGGAGAGGATGATCGCGTCCTCGTAGTTGTGGCCTTCCCACGGCATGATCGCCACGAGCAGGTTCTTGCCCAGCGCCATCTCACCGTTCTCGGTGCAGGGACCGTCGGCGATGACCTGGCCGGCCTCCACCCGCTCCCCCGCGTCGACGATCGGCGACTGGTTGGCGCAGGTGCCGTGGTTGGACCGCTCGAACTTGCGCATCCGGTAGGTGTGCCGGGTGCCGTCGTCGGCCATCACGGTGATGTAGTCGGCGGAGACCTCCTCGATCACCCCGGCCTTGTCGGCCACGACCACGTCGCCGGCGTCGATCGCCGCACGCAGCTCCATGCCGGTACCCACCAGCGGCGCCTCGCTGCGCACCAGCGGAACCGCCTGGCGCTGCATGTTGGCACCCATCAGGGCACGGTTGGCGTCGTCGTGCTCGAGGAACGGGATCATGGCCGTGGCCACCGACACCATCTGGCGCGGCGACACATCCATGTAGTCCACCTCGGACGAGGGCACGTACTCGACCTCGCCCGCCTTGCGGCGGACCAGGACGCGGGACTCCTCGAACCGGCCCTTGTCGTCGATCGGCGAGTTGGCCTGCGCCACGACGTGGCGGTCCTCCTCGTCGGCGGTCAGGTAGTGGATCTCGTCGCTGATCACACCGTCGACAACCTTGCGGTACGGCGTCTCGATGAACCCGAACGGGTTGACCCGCGCGTAAGTCGCCAACGAGCCGATCAGACCGATGTTGGGACCCTCCGGGGTCTCGATCGGGCACATCCGGCCGTAGTGCGACGGGTGGACGTCCCGGACCTCCAGGCCGGCGCGCTCACGGGACAGACCACCGGGGCCCAGCGCCGAGAGGCGACGCTTGTGGGTCAGACCCGACAGTGGGTTGTTCTGGTCCATGAACTGCGACAGCTGGCTGGTGCCGAAGAACTCCTTGATGGCGGCGACCACCGGGCGGATGTTGATCAGCGTCTGCGGCGTGATCGCCTCGACGTCCTGAGTCGTCATCCGCTCGCGGACCACGCGCTCCATCCGGGACATACCGACCCGGATCTGGTTCTGGATCAGCTCGCCCACGGTGCGCAGCCGGCGGTTGCCGAAGTGGTCGATGTCGTCGGTCTCCACCGGAACCTCGGAGCCACCCGGCACGGTCATCGTGGCCTGGCCCTCGTGCAGGCGCACCAGGTATTCGATCGTGGCGACGACGTCTTCCTCGGTCAGCGTTGACGACGTGATCGGCTCGCCCACGTTCAGGCCGAGCTTCTTGTTGACCTTGTAGCGGCCGACGCGAGCCAGGTCGTAGCGCTTCTCCTTGAAGAACAGGTTCTCCAGCAGGGTCTGCGCGGACTCCTTGGTCGGCGGCTCGCCCGGACGCAGCTTGCGGTAGATGTCCAGCAGCGCCTCGTCGGTGCCGGCGGTGTTGTCCTTCTCCAGCGTCGACATCATGATCTCGGAGAAACCGAACCGCTCCGTGATCTGCTCGTTGGTCCAGCCCAGCGCCTTGAGCAGCACGGTGACCGGCTGGCGACGCTTGCGGTCGATACGCACGCCGACGGTGTCGCGCTTGTCGACGTCGAACTCCAGCCAGGCACCGCGGCTCGGAATCACCTTGACGCTGTGCAGCAGCTTCTCGGTCGACTTGTCGATCGACTCGTCGAAGTACACGCCCGGCGAGCGGACCAGCTGGCTGACCACCACACGCTCGGTCCCGTTGATGATGAAGGTGCCCTTCTCGGTCATCATCGGGAAGTCACCCATGAACACCGTCTGGCTCTTGATCTCACCGGTGTTGTTGTTGATGAACTCGGCCGTGACGAACAGCGGGGCCGCGTACGTCATGTCCTTGTCTTTGCACTCGTCGACCGGCGCCTTGACCTCGTCGAAACGCGGGTCGGAGAACGACAGCGACATCGAGCCGGAAAAGTCCTCGATCGGCGAGAGCTCGTAAAGCACCTCTTCCAGGCCACCCACCGGAGTCACGTCCCCGCGGGCGGCGGCGGCCTCACGCCACCGCGGCGCGCCGATCAACCACTCGAAGGCGTCGATCTGCACGTCAAGCAGACCCGGAACCTCGAGCGGTTCGCGGAGCTTGGCGAAGGAAACTCGATTGGGGGCTCCAGGCACGGAGCCGTTTGAAGAACTTCCGTTAGAGGAACTTTGTGGGCGACCCGTCTTGCTCTGGCGGAAATCTGCCAAGATGCATCCTTCCAGCACCTCGTGCGACTCACGAAGGCCGGGACCACCGGCCAGCTCGCCGCGAATTTTGTTGGTTCGGCCGGCGAACGAACTGTCCGGATCTCACGCGCAACTAGAACTAAGCCGCTTGAGGGGGCTCAGACTTAGACCACGGTGTCAGGTGGCGGGTGAGGTGGGCAGGAGGTAGCCAGCGCAACGTCCAACAATAGCGCAGGACGGCGCATTCCTCAACTTCCCAACATCAGCAGTCCAGGGACATCGGCGCTGGCTGGCGTTTCGACTTTCCGCTGGATACATGCTGCCCAACAGACTGGCCGGTTTAGGGCCCGCCGTCAAGTGGACGGGCCGTCGTGTTACGCGGAGTTAGCGCGAAACACGACGGCCGGCGTCTAGTCGCCGAACTCGTGCGCGCGGTACTTGTGGGTGCCTTCGAGGTCGTCGAGGATGGCGGCCTGGGCACCCTTGGGCAGGGTGTGCAGGATCTCGCGCACCCGGGCCTGGCGTCGGGCGACGGCCTTGCGCTCGGGCATCCCCGGCGTCGCGACGATCTGCGGCGGCACGCCCTCGATCTCCTCGACACCGCCGGCGTGGTGACCCGCATCGATCATGGCCTGCTCTTCGGCCATGGTCGCCTCGTCCTTTTCCTCGGACATACCGATCGGCCCGATCCGGCGGCCGTTGAGGAACTGCCGCACCACCGGCTCGTCGCTGGTCAGCAGCACCTCACGCGGGCCGAACATGACCAGCTTGCGGCGGAACAGCATGCCCATGTTGTCCGGCACCGTGCGCGCGATGTTGATGTTGTGGGTAACGATCAGCACCGTGGCGTCGATCTGGGCGTTGATGTCGAGGATCAGCTGGCTCAGGTAGGCGGTACGAACCGGGTCCAGACCCGAGTCGGGCTCGTCGCACAGGATGATCTGCGGGTCCATCACCAGGGCACGGGCCAGGCTGGCGCGCTTGCGCATACCACCGGAGATCTCGCCGGGGAACTTCTTCTCGTCACCACCGAGACCGACCAGGGTCAGCTTCTCCATGACGATGTCACGGATCTCGCCTTCCTTCTTCTTGGTGTGCTCACGCAGCGGGAACGCCGCGTTGTCGAACAGGTTCATCGAACCGAACAGGGCACCGTCCTGGAACATCACGCCGAACAGCGTGCGGATCTCGTAGAGCTCCTTGGCCGAGCACTGCAGGATGTCGGTGCCGTCGATAACCACCGAGCCACGCTCGGGCCGCAACAAACCAATCAGGGACTTGAGGAAAACCGATTTGCCGGTACCCGACGGCCCCAACAGGACGCTGACCTCCCCGGCGGGGATTTCCAACGTCACGTCTTCCCAAATCCTCGAGGAGCCGAAGGACTTCGTTAGTCCATTCACCTCGATAGCGACGCCCATGGGGAATCCTTCCGTCGACAGTCGTGCCTGCCACCTGCCCTTTTATGTGGCATGAGTCACTGTAGCGCACGCTCGCCACACGGCAGCAGGGATGCGGTTGAGAGCCGAAAAAATTGACGGTCCTGAGATCGGCCGGAAGCCCGCACGGCACAACTTATTAGACGCACGTGTTAGCCGAACGTCAGCCGGCGGGCGCCCAGTTGCCGTGGAAGCCCATCGGCACCCGCTGCGGCAGGTGGACGGTGGCCACCGGTTCGAGCGTCTGCGCGTCCACCAAGAGCAACTGGCCCTCGTCGCGGTCGCGGTGATAGCCGAAGCCCATCAGGATGCCGTCGTCTTCGGCGCGGGCGGCGGGGTTTGGCACGAAGGACATCTCGCCGAGTAAAAGGCCGGCATCGAGGGTGGCCGCCGTACTCGATCCGGTCGCGTAGTCGTGCTTGTAGAGCGCGGTGGACATCTCGGACGCCCCGTTCGACAGGTAGCCGCCGTCGGTGCCGATGGTGTAGCCGAATCGGTGCCGCCCACCGAGCAGGCCCTCGTTGATGCGCGGGAACTCCTGCGGGCGATCGTCGTGGCGTTCGCTGGCCACCGCCCCGGTCGCGAGGTTGACGGTCCAGCGGTCCAGCGTCGGCCTGCTGTCGCCGGGACCGCGCAGGTCGCGGTCGAACATCCGCGCGTAGCGAACCACATCGAGCACCAAAACCTCAGCGCCACCGCGCATCTCGGAGTAGGCGTTGAGCGGGTGGTAAACGTAGCAGGGTTCGATGTCGAACCAGCGGATGTCTTTGTTGCCGCCCTCGCGCGGCATGACTCCGATGCGCGCCTGGTAGTCAGGATTCCAGCGGTAGGGCATCCGACTGATCGGCTCGCGATTGCGGTTGATCATCTTGGTCACCGGGCCCGGGACCCGGACGCGCCCGATCAACGACTGCATCACGAGCCGGGCCGGCAAACCCAGCCAACGCGGCACGTTGGCCGGCATCACCTGCACGGGATCGAAGGTCACCGGCAGGTCGTAGATCACCACGTACTTATCGGTCAGGGAGAAGTCGTGCATCATCGGCGACCCGGACACCTCGATGTCGACGGTCCGGCGGGCCCGGCCGGCGGTATCGATCACCGAGTACTGCACGGTGCGCCCGCGGGTGAACGCGTAGGACACCGCGTGCAATTCGCCGGTGCGGGGATCGCGGTGCGGATGGGCGGTATAGCCCCCGAACAGGGTGCCGTCGAAATCGCACGCCCCCTCGGTGTCCAGCTCGTCGGTCAGCCGGTAATTCGCCCCGCCCCCCTCCACGAGCGCCAGCGTCTGCCCGGCATGGCTCAGCACATTGGTGTTCGGCCCGACGGAGAGCATTCCGGCGCGTGGGTTCAGCCCCCGCGGCCCGGCCTCATGCAAAGCCCTGCACACGTGCGCGGTGCGCACCCAGCGGTTGCGGTACCAGCGGGCCCGGCCGTCGCGCAGCGCCACCCCGTGCACCATGCCGTCGCCGCTGAACCAGTGGTAGACGGCCGGGTCCACCTCGGCGACCGGGTTGGGCCCGTTGCGCAGGTAGCGGCCGTCGAGGTGTTCGGGAATGCGGCCGGTGACGCGCAGATCGTGCGCGGTGACCTCCGCGCTCACCGGCGCCAGAAAGTCCTCTAGGTAGGGGTTGCCGGGCTTGGCGGTTGCCGTGGTCACCATAACTGAGCTCCTATAACATTGTTATTGCAGCGTTATTGGCACAGTACGCCGCCGATGAGAAGATGGCAACGATGACTTCAGAGGTTCAGCGCAGCGTTCGGGACGAGATGCTGCACGCCGCGGTCGGCCTGCTCGACGAACACGGGCCCGACGCCCTGCAGACGCGCAAGGTGGCCGGCGCCGCGGGGACCTCCACGATGGCGGTGTACACGCACTTCGGCGGCATGCGGGGGCTGATCGCGGAGGTCGCCGAGGAGGGATTGCGGCAATTCGACGCCGCGCTGACGGTGCCGCGGACCGCCGACCCGGTGGCCGATTTGTTCGTCACCGGTGCGGCCTACCGCCGCTACGCCATCAAGCGCCCGCACATGTACCGGCTGATGTTCGGCAGCACCAGCGCCCACGGCATCAACGCGCCCGTCCACAACGTGCTGACGCTGACGGTCGCCGAGATCGAGCAGAACTACCCCAGCTTCGCGCACGTGGTGCGCGGGGTGCACCGGTGCATGCTGGCCGGCCGGATCGAAGCCGCGGGCGCTGTCAAAGACGGTGTCGACGACGCGTCCGTCGTGGCCACCGCGGCCCAGTTCTGGGCGTTGATCCACGGGTTCGTCATGCTGGAGCTGGCCGGCTATTACGGCGACGACGACTCGGCGGTCGCACCGGTGCTTGGTGCGATGACTACGAACTTGCTTGTCGCCCTTGGGGATTCACCCGAGCGGGTGGCGCAGTCGCTGCGGTCGGCCCGGCACTGAACGCACGAAACCCCCGGGATGGTGTTCCCGGGGGTCGTGCGCGTTTGCGACTTACTTGACGGTGACGGTGGCGCCGGCGGCCTCGAGCTTGGTCTTGGCCTCGTCGGCGGCCTCCTTGGCCACCTTCTCCAGCAGCGGCTTGGGCGCGCCGTCGACCAGGTCCTTGGCCTCCTTGAGGCCCAGGCCGGAGACGATCTCGCGAACCACCTTGATGACGCCGATCTTCTTGTCACCGGCGGCTTCGAGGATGACGTCGAACTCCGACTGCTCCTCGGCGGCCTCGGCGGGCGCACCACCGGCGGCGCCACCACCGGCGGCGGCAACGGCGACCGGGGCGGCCGCGGTGACCTCGAAGGTCTCCTCGAACTTCTTCACGAAGTCGGAGAGCTCCAGCAGGGTCATTTCCTTGAAAGCGTCGAGCAGGTCATCGGTAGACATCTTTGCCATGGGTATGGGTCCTTCCTTGTTTTTCCAGGTTCCGGAGTTGGTTGTTATTCGGCTTCGGCCGGGGTTTCCGGCGCCTCAGCGGGTGCTTCCGAAGCGGGTTCCGGGGTGGCGTCCGCGGCGGGCTCCGCGGCGGCTGCGGGTTCTGCAGCAGCGGCGGGACCTTCGGCGGCCTTCTTCTCCTGCAGCGCGGCCGCGAGCCGGGCGACCTGCGAAGCGGGAGCGTTGAACAGCCCCGCCGCCTTGGCGAGGTTGCCCTTCATCGCGCCGGCCAGCTTGGCCAGCAGCACCTCGCGCGACTCGAGGTCGGCGATGCGCTCGACTTCGGCGACCGTGAGTGCACGGCCGTCCATGTAGCCGCCCTTGATGACCAGCGCCTTGTGTTCCTTGGCGAAGGTCTTGATGGCCTTGGCGGCGTCGACCGCTTCCCCGGTGACGAATGCGATGGCCGTCGGGCCGGCGAAGAGCTCGTCGAGCCCCTCGACCCCGGCCTCTGAAGCCGCGCGCTTGACCAGCGTGTTCTTGGCCACCGAGTAGGTGGCCGCCCCGTTGAGCGAGCGCCGCAGTTCGGCCAGGTTGGCGACGGTCAGACCGCGGTACTCCGTGATCAGGGTTGCGGTCGATTCCTTGAACTGCTCGGCGATGTCTGCAACGGCGGTGGCCTTGTCAGCCCGGGCCATGCCTACCTCCTGAAGTGAAAGCCAATGCGACGTGTCGTCTCGATTCCCCCGGAGAACGACGAACGCCCCGGCGCAGAAGCGGCCGGGGCGTGGAAATACGCCGGCGCGAGCCGGCGCTGATGCCTCGTCCTCCTGCGTGGGCCGCCGGGATGCTCCCGGACCTTCAACCGATTGCTCGGTGACCGACGGTCTTCGGTGGATCGGCTAACAGAATAGCGTGGCCCGCGCGATCAGCCAAAACGGTGGCCTCAGGTGACGGCGAGGACCAGCAGGACGAACACCGCCAGCAGCAGGATCACCCGCACCCGGTGCCGTCGATCCCAGCGGGTGGCGAGCTCGCGGGATAGCTCACCGGTGCTCGGCCACTTCGCGATGCGGTTGTTGAGCGGCACCAGCAGGGCGATCGTCAGCAGGATCACCGCGGCCATCAGCCCGGCGGCGATGCCGCAGAGCCAGTCGCGCTGCTCGCCGCGCTCCTGGATGGCGAGCGAGGCCACCAGCAGCAGGGTGACGGCATACCAGAACGGCATCGTCGTGCCCAGCGCCCGGGCGGCACCGCCGCGGGCCGCGCGGAAGCCGTCGTCGGGCAGCCGGGCGATGAGCGGATTGAAGAAGACCGCGACCGCCAGCTCCACGCCGACCATCAGTCCGGTCACCACGACCGCGAGCGCGTCGATGCTGTTGTTCATGGCAACGACCTTGGCGGTTATGCTGACAAATATCAAGGTACTGACAAATTAGTCAGCGAGGTGCTCGTGTCCGTATCCAAGAAGGAACTCAGCGAATGCCCAATCGACGCCGCGCTGTCGGTCATCGACGGCCGCTGGAAGGGCACCATCCTGTGGCGATTGTGCGACGGCCCGATGCGCACCGCCGAACTGCGGCGCAGCATCCCCGGCATCACCGAACGCATGCTCATCCGGCACCTGCACGAACTGGTCGCCGCCGGGATCATCGAGCGCCACGACGCGCGCACGGTGCCGCCGTGCGTGCACTATTCGATTTCCGAATACGGCATGACGCTGGGCCCGGTGCTGGCGAGCCTGTGCGACTGGGGCCGAAAGCACATGCAGCGGGTCAGCTGAGGCCCGCGAGCCGGGCCGCGCCGATCAGGCCGGCCGCACCGCCGAGCCGGCCCGGCACCACCCGCAGCCCGGACAAGAAGTCCAGGCCGGCGTATTCGGCCAGCTTCGCGCGCAGCGGATCGAAGAGCAGCGGGCCGGATTTGGCGACGCCTCCCCCGATCACCACGAGATCCAGATCGCAGACCGCGCCGACCGAGGCGATCATCGCGGCGAGCGCGTTGGCGCCTCGATGAAATGCCTGCTGGGCCAACGGGTCTCCGGCCGCGGCCGCGGCGGCCAGGTCGCCGGCCCCGGCCTCGGGCGGCGCGGACCAGCCGCTCTCCCGCGCCCGGCGCACCAGCCACGGCCCGGACGCGACGGTTTCCACGCAGCCGTGACCGCCGCAGGTGCAGGGCCGCCCGTCCAGTTCGACGACCACGTGCCCCACGTGACCGGCGTTGCCGGTACGCCCCGAGTAGGGGACGCCGTCGAGCACCAGTCCGCCGCCCACCCCGGTGGAGACCACCATGCCCAGCAGAAACCGGGCGTCCGGGGCCGCGTCTTTCCCCGCGCCGATCCACTGCTCCCCCAACGCCATACAGACGCCGTCACCGGCCAGCACCACCGGTAGGCCCGGCACCGCCGCGGCGACCTTGTCGCGCAACGGGAAACGGTCCCAGCTGTCGATGTTGATCGGGCTGACGGATCCGCTGCGCAGATCGATGGGTCCGGCCGAGGCGATCCCCACGGCGCCGACCGGGGCGTCCGCCGCCTGCAGCGCGTCGGCGATCGTCGCTTCCACGACGGCCCACACGTCGCCGGCGTCGGGCGTGACCGGGGTGGGCCGGATGGTGGTGTACACCAGTTTTCCGCCCGAATCCGCCAGCGCCGCAGCGATTTTGGTGCCGCCGATGTCCAGGCAGAGGGTAAGCATGACGCTCAGTGCCGGTGGGTGTTGTCGGGTTGGCGGGGGTCGCCGGGATGCTCGTAGCCGGGCGCCAGCTCCACCAGCGCGGCGCGGCGCGCGTCCAGCCACAACCGGAAGGTGCGCCGGCGTGCGGCGCCGCGCAGGTGCTCCTCGATCGCCGATCGCACCTCATCCAGCGGTGGAGCCGCCAACGCCGTTGTGCGCCAGCCATGTTCGATCTGTTGCGGCGCGGCGAAGCGCAGTGGGTTGCGGTCGTGATAGCCGGCCACCTCGGTGTCGGCCACCCGCACCGAGGCGGTGACGTCGGCGAACAGCGCCCGGGCACGCGGATCGGCCAGCACGGCGGCGGCGACGCTGCCGATCTCGAGCCGGGCGGTCACGTCGGGCAACAGCTCGGCCTCGGACGGCGCGCCGCGCGCGCTGAGCCCGCGGGCCTCGGCCTCCGCGGCGACCACCCGCCCGGTGACGATGAGCTGGGTCAGCCACCGCCGCAGCTGGCGGCCCTCGCTGGTGCCGCTGACGGGCAGGGCGGCCGGTCCCCGGGCGGCCGGTCCCCGGGCGGCGCGCAGCCGCGCCTCGGCGGCGTCCAGGACGCCCGGCGGAACGGGCACGCCGGCAACGGTCGCTAT
This window harbors:
- a CDS encoding TetR/AcrR family transcriptional regulator; protein product: MTSEVQRSVRDEMLHAAVGLLDEHGPDALQTRKVAGAAGTSTMAVYTHFGGMRGLIAEVAEEGLRQFDAALTVPRTADPVADLFVTGAAYRRYAIKRPHMYRLMFGSTSAHGINAPVHNVLTLTVAEIEQNYPSFAHVVRGVHRCMLAGRIEAAGAVKDGVDDASVVATAAQFWALIHGFVMLELAGYYGDDDSAVAPVLGAMTTNLLVALGDSPERVAQSLRSARH
- a CDS encoding ABC transporter ATP-binding protein; this translates as MGVAIEVNGLTKSFGSSRIWEDVTLEIPAGEVSVLLGPSGTGKSVFLKSLIGLLRPERGSVVIDGTDILQCSAKELYEIRTLFGVMFQDGALFGSMNLFDNAAFPLREHTKKKEGEIRDIVMEKLTLVGLGGDEKKFPGEISGGMRKRASLARALVMDPQIILCDEPDSGLDPVRTAYLSQLILDINAQIDATVLIVTHNINIARTVPDNMGMLFRRKLVMFGPREVLLTSDEPVVRQFLNGRRIGPIGMSEEKDEATMAEEQAMIDAGHHAGGVEEIEGVPPQIVATPGMPERKAVARRQARVREILHTLPKGAQAAILDDLEGTHKYRAHEFGD
- a CDS encoding DNA-directed RNA polymerase subunit beta, translated to MADFRQSKTGRPQSSSNGSSSNGSVPGAPNRVSFAKLREPLEVPGLLDVQIDAFEWLIGAPRWREAAAARGDVTPVGGLEEVLYELSPIEDFSGSMSLSFSDPRFDEVKAPVDECKDKDMTYAAPLFVTAEFINNNTGEIKSQTVFMGDFPMMTEKGTFIINGTERVVVSQLVRSPGVYFDESIDKSTEKLLHSVKVIPSRGAWLEFDVDKRDTVGVRIDRKRRQPVTVLLKALGWTNEQITERFGFSEIMMSTLEKDNTAGTDEALLDIYRKLRPGEPPTKESAQTLLENLFFKEKRYDLARVGRYKVNKKLGLNVGEPITSSTLTEEDVVATIEYLVRLHEGQATMTVPGGSEVPVETDDIDHFGNRRLRTVGELIQNQIRVGMSRMERVVRERMTTQDVEAITPQTLINIRPVVAAIKEFFGTSQLSQFMDQNNPLSGLTHKRRLSALGPGGLSRERAGLEVRDVHPSHYGRMCPIETPEGPNIGLIGSLATYARVNPFGFIETPYRKVVDGVISDEIHYLTADEEDRHVVAQANSPIDDKGRFEESRVLVRRKAGEVEYVPSSEVDYMDVSPRQMVSVATAMIPFLEHDDANRALMGANMQRQAVPLVRSEAPLVGTGMELRAAIDAGDVVVADKAGVIEEVSADYITVMADDGTRHTYRMRKFERSNHGTCANQSPIVDAGERVEAGQVIADGPCTENGEMALGKNLLVAIMPWEGHNYEDAIILSNRLVEEDVLTSIHIEEHEIDARDTKLGAEEITRDIPNVSDEVLADLDERGIVRIGAEVRDGDILVGKVTPKGETELTPEERLLRAIFGEKAREVRDTSLKVPHGESGKVIGIRVFSREDDDELPAGVNELVRVYVAQKRKISDGDKLAGRHGNKGVIGKILPQEDMPFLPDGTPVDIILNTHGVPRRMNIGQILETHLGWVAKSGWNIDGSPEWAVNLPEQLRHAQSDQIVSTPVFDGAKEEELQGMLSCTLPNRDGEVMVNGDGKAVLFDGRSGEPFPYPVTVGYMYIMKLHHLVDDKIHARSTGPYSMITQQPLGGKAQFGGQRFGEMECWAMQAYGAAYTLQELLTIKSDDTVGRVKVYEAIVKGENIPEPGIPESFKVLLKELQSLCLNVEVLSSDGAAIELREGEDEDLERAAANLGINLSRNESASVEDLA
- a CDS encoding carotenoid oxygenase family protein, producing the protein MVTTATAKPGNPYLEDFLAPVSAEVTAHDLRVTGRIPEHLDGRYLRNGPNPVAEVDPAVYHWFSGDGMVHGVALRDGRARWYRNRWVRTAHVCRALHEAGPRGLNPRAGMLSVGPNTNVLSHAGQTLALVEGGGANYRLTDELDTEGACDFDGTLFGGYTAHPHRDPRTGELHAVSYAFTRGRTVQYSVIDTAGRARRTVDIEVSGSPMMHDFSLTDKYVVIYDLPVTFDPVQVMPANVPRWLGLPARLVMQSLIGRVRVPGPVTKMINRNREPISRMPYRWNPDYQARIGVMPREGGNKDIRWFDIEPCYVYHPLNAYSEMRGGAEVLVLDVVRYARMFDRDLRGPGDSRPTLDRWTVNLATGAVASERHDDRPQEFPRINEGLLGGRHRFGYTIGTDGGYLSNGASEMSTALYKHDYATGSSTAATLDAGLLLGEMSFVPNPAARAEDDGILMGFGYHRDRDEGQLLLVDAQTLEPVATVHLPQRVPMGFHGNWAPAG
- a CDS encoding DUF1772 domain-containing protein, whose product is MNNSIDALAVVVTGLMVGVELAVAVFFNPLIARLPDDGFRAARGGAARALGTTMPFWYAVTLLLVASLAIQERGEQRDWLCGIAAGLMAAVILLTIALLVPLNNRIAKWPSTGELSRELATRWDRRHRVRVILLLAVFVLLVLAVT
- a CDS encoding DUF7158 domain-containing protein, yielding MSIHPIATVAGVPVPPGVLDAAEARLRAARGPAARGPAALPVSGTSEGRQLRRWLTQLIVTGRVVAAEAEARGLSARGAPSEAELLPDVTARLEIGSVAAAVLADPRARALFADVTASVRVADTEVAGYHDRNPLRFAAPQQIEHGWRTTALAAPPLDEVRSAIEEHLRGAARRRTFRLWLDARRAALVELAPGYEHPGDPRQPDNTHRH
- the rplJ gene encoding 50S ribosomal protein L10 produces the protein MARADKATAVADIAEQFKESTATLITEYRGLTVANLAELRRSLNGAATYSVAKNTLVKRAASEAGVEGLDELFAGPTAIAFVTGEAVDAAKAIKTFAKEHKALVIKGGYMDGRALTVAEVERIADLESREVLLAKLAGAMKGNLAKAAGLFNAPASQVARLAAALQEKKAAEGPAAAAEPAAAAEPAADATPEPASEAPAEAPETPAEAE
- a CDS encoding winged helix-turn-helix transcriptional regulator; the protein is MSVSKKELSECPIDAALSVIDGRWKGTILWRLCDGPMRTAELRRSIPGITERMLIRHLHELVAAGIIERHDARTVPPCVHYSISEYGMTLGPVLASLCDWGRKHMQRVS
- the rplL gene encoding 50S ribosomal protein L7/L12, which codes for MAKMSTDDLLDAFKEMTLLELSDFVKKFEETFEVTAAAPVAVAAAGGGAAGGAPAEAAEEQSEFDVILEAAGDKKIGVIKVVREIVSGLGLKEAKDLVDGAPKPLLEKVAKEAADEAKTKLEAAGATVTVK
- a CDS encoding ROK family protein — protein: MLTLCLDIGGTKIAAALADSGGKLVYTTIRPTPVTPDAGDVWAVVEATIADALQAADAPVGAVGIASAGPIDLRSGSVSPINIDSWDRFPLRDKVAAAVPGLPVVLAGDGVCMALGEQWIGAGKDAAPDARFLLGMVVSTGVGGGLVLDGVPYSGRTGNAGHVGHVVVELDGRPCTCGGHGCVETVASGPWLVRRARESGWSAPPEAGAGDLAAAAAAGDPLAQQAFHRGANALAAMIASVGAVCDLDLVVIGGGVAKSGPLLFDPLRAKLAEYAGLDFLSGLRVVPGRLGGAAGLIGAARLAGLS